The Rhodocyclaceae bacterium DNA window TCTTGCTCGAGACCTGGAAGGCGATTCGGGTAGGGATGTTCGCCTTGATCAGGCCGGTGATCACGTCCACCGACGGCCGCTGGGTGGCGAGGATCAGGTGGACGCCGGCGGCACGCGCCTTCTGTGCGAGGCGGGCGATCAGCTCCTCGACTTTCTTGCCGACGACCATCATCAGGTCGGCGAGTTCGTCGATCACCACCACGATCAGCGGCAGCGGCAGCAGCGGATCGGGCGGAGGGACCGTGGAGCGGATCGACTCCGGGTCCTCGCCACTGCCAAGGCGCGAGCTGATCATCGCCGCCTCGGCTTCCTTCGCGGCAGCGGCCTCGATCGGGTCGACCAGAGGCGTACCGGCCTTCTCGGCGTCGCGGATCTTCGCGTTCAGGCCGGCCACGTTACGCACGCCGAGCGCGGACATCAGCTTGTAGCGCCGGTCCATCTCGGCAACGCACCAGTTCAGCGCCACCGCAGCCTTGGTCATGTCGGTCACCACCGGCGCCAGCAGGTGCGGGATGCCCTCGTAGATCGAAAGCTCGAGCATCTTCGGGTCGATCATGATCATGCGCACTTCATCGGCGGTCGACTTGTAGACCAGCGACAGGATCATCGCGTTGATACCCACCGACTTGCCCGACCCCGTGGTGCCGGCCACGAGCAGGTGCGGCATCTTCGCGAGATCGGCCACCATCGGCTTGCCGCCGATGTCCTTGCCGAGCGCGACGGTGAGGGAAGATGGATTTTCGGCATACACCTGCGAGGAGAGAATCTCGGACAGGCGCACCATCTGCCGCCTGGGATTCGGTATCTCGAGTCCCATGCAGGTCTTGCCCGGGATGGTCTCGATCACGCGGATGCTCACCACCGACAGCGCACGCGCGAGGTCGCGCATGAGGCTCACCACCTGGCTGCCCTTCACGCCGGTGGCCGGCTCGACCTCGTAGCGCGTGATCACCGGGCCGGGGTAGGCCGCGACCACCTTCACCTCGACGCCGAAGTCGGCCAGTTTCTTCTCGATCAGCCGCGAGGTGAACTCGAGCGTGTCGTTGCCGACCACCTCGACCTGGACCTGGGCCTCGTCCAGCAGCCCGAGCGGCGGCAGCGGGGAGTCGGGCAGGTCAGCGAACAGCTTGGTCTGCTTGGCCTTGATCTTCTCTTTCTCGACCCGTACCGACGGCACGATCTCGACCTTCGGGGGTTCGATGCGGACGGGCTCGTTCTGCTCGAAGCGCTTGCGCTCGACTTCGACCACCTCCTTGCGCTCGACTGCCGCCTGGGCACCGATCTTCCGGTCCTGGCGCTCGTGCCATTTCGCCAGCGCCCATTCGAACCCGCCCTCGACGACCTCGCCGGTCTTCTCGATCAGCGCCATCAGCGAGAGGTTGGTGAACAGGCTGAAGCCGACCGCCATCATCACCAGGAACATCAGGGTTGCGCCGGTAAAGCCGAGCGCCGAAGACACCGCGCCGCTGAACACCAGGCCGACCATGCCGCCGGGCGCGAGCGGCAGCGCAGCGGTGTGGCTGTACAGGCGCAGCGCCTCGAGCGAACTGCTCCCGACCAGGAGCATCAGGAATCCGGCCACCGCGACCGCGAGGTGCGCCCGCTCGAGTTTCAGCAGATCGTCCAGCCGGCGATAGACCCACCAGATCAGATACAGGCAGAACCCCAACCACCACCACGCCGACATTCCGAACAGCCAGAGGAGCAGGTCGGATACCCAAGCGCCGACCGCGCCGCCGGCGTTGCGGATGTCGCTGACCCGGGCACTGTGCGACCATCCCGGATCGGCCCGGTCGAAGGTATAGAGCACCATCGCCAGGTAGATCACCGCCGCCACGAGGCCGAGCCACCAGGACTCGCGCAGCAGACCGGCTATGCGGCCCGGCGTCAGCGTGAGGGCGGAAGGTTCAGGGGCCTTGCGTGCGGCTTGGGACAAACGACCGGTCTCCGGAAAGCGGGCAGCCCGCGGCAACGAGTATACCGGCGCCCGGGCACCCCCCGGACCAGACACTGCCG harbors:
- a CDS encoding DNA translocase FtsK 4TM domain-containing protein, with amino-acid sequence MSQAARKAPEPSALTLTPGRIAGLLRESWWLGLVAAVIYLAMVLYTFDRADPGWSHSARVSDIRNAGGAVGAWVSDLLLWLFGMSAWWWLGFCLYLIWWVYRRLDDLLKLERAHLAVAVAGFLMLLVGSSSLEALRLYSHTAALPLAPGGMVGLVFSGAVSSALGFTGATLMFLVMMAVGFSLFTNLSLMALIEKTGEVVEGGFEWALAKWHERQDRKIGAQAAVERKEVVEVERKRFEQNEPVRIEPPKVEIVPSVRVEKEKIKAKQTKLFADLPDSPLPPLGLLDEAQVQVEVVGNDTLEFTSRLIEKKLADFGVEVKVVAAYPGPVITRYEVEPATGVKGSQVVSLMRDLARALSVVSIRVIETIPGKTCMGLEIPNPRRQMVRLSEILSSQVYAENPSSLTVALGKDIGGKPMVADLAKMPHLLVAGTTGSGKSVGINAMILSLVYKSTADEVRMIMIDPKMLELSIYEGIPHLLAPVVTDMTKAAVALNWCVAEMDRRYKLMSALGVRNVAGLNAKIRDAEKAGTPLVDPIEAAAAKEAEAAMISSRLGSGEDPESIRSTVPPPDPLLPLPLIVVVIDELADLMMVVGKKVEELIARLAQKARAAGVHLILATQRPSVDVITGLIKANIPTRIAFQVSSKIDSRTILDQMGAEALLGQGDMLYLPPGTGYPLRVHGAFVSDDEVHRVVDYLKKLGAPQYDPAVLAGDSLEDGGAAGEGAAASADAETDALYDEAVAIVLKTRRPSISLVQRHLRIGYNRSARLIEQMERAGLVSPMQTNGNREVLVPAGGER